From the genome of Bacteroidales bacterium, one region includes:
- a CDS encoding ACP phosphodiesterase encodes MNYLAHTYLSGDNDDIKIGNFLGDWVKGSDYLKYSEDIRTGILLHRNIDSFTDRHPIVHQSSSRFQSRYSKYSGVIIDILYDHYLAKNWSDFSDLSLHDYVNKMHNVMLNNFDILPERLQNYLPGFMNERWIERYATIEGIRDVLDAMSKRTSLPNETEYAISVMEAHYDDFRHEFFDFFGQIIEFVESRFMISIYRPES; translated from the coding sequence ATGAATTATCTGGCGCATACATATTTGTCAGGCGATAATGATGATATTAAAATCGGGAATTTTTTAGGAGATTGGGTAAAGGGGAGTGATTACCTCAAATATTCTGAAGATATCCGGACAGGGATTTTATTGCATCGAAATATTGATTCATTTACAGACCGACACCCTATTGTACACCAGAGTTCCAGCCGGTTTCAATCCCGTTATTCAAAATATTCAGGGGTAATTATTGATATATTGTATGATCACTACCTCGCAAAAAACTGGAGTGATTTCAGTGATCTTTCATTACATGACTATGTAAATAAAATGCATAATGTGATGTTGAATAATTTTGATATCCTGCCTGAAAGGTTACAGAATTACCTCCCCGGATTCATGAATGAACGGTGGATTGAACGTTATGCGACAATTGAGGGAATCCGAGATGTGTTGGACGCAATGTCAAAAAGGACTTCGTTACCTAACGAAACAGAATATGCAATCAGTGTAATGGAAGCTCATTATGATGATTTCCGGCATGAATTTTTTGATTTTTTCGGACAGATCATTGAGTTTGTAGAATCAAGATTTATGATTTCAATTTATCGTCCTGAATCGTGA
- the pssA gene encoding CDP-diacylglycerol--serine O-phosphatidyltransferase, with protein MSEKSFLKHIPNGITCLNLFSGCLSIVMALNGRLDMACYFIFAAAVFDFFDGFTARWLKAYSDIGKELDSLADVVSFGVAPAAIMSALLISSVTLQGFSTDMFSCGWMISMLGYIIAVFSALRLANFNIDTRQTDSFIGLPTPANALFICALSFTVQGDGWIASFTGNMYFLLAITVIFSYLLVAELPLFSLKFKTFGWKANQVRYVFLIFSILVLVFFHWAGLALVILIYILLSILVRIFSDKKQIIKNIK; from the coding sequence ATGTCTGAAAAATCTTTTTTGAAACATATTCCTAATGGAATTACATGCCTTAATTTATTTTCGGGTTGTTTATCTATTGTTATGGCCTTGAACGGAAGATTGGACATGGCTTGTTATTTTATTTTTGCGGCGGCCGTATTTGATTTTTTTGATGGCTTTACCGCACGTTGGTTAAAAGCGTATTCCGATATAGGGAAAGAGTTAGATTCATTGGCAGATGTAGTCAGTTTTGGAGTGGCCCCGGCTGCAATTATGTCTGCATTACTTATCTCTTCGGTTACTCTTCAGGGTTTTTCGACAGACATGTTTAGTTGTGGATGGATGATTTCAATGCTGGGATATATCATTGCTGTTTTTTCCGCACTCAGGCTAGCCAATTTTAATATTGATACCCGGCAAACGGATTCATTCATAGGTTTGCCGACGCCAGCCAATGCGCTTTTTATCTGTGCCTTATCATTTACTGTACAGGGAGACGGATGGATCGCATCTTTTACAGGCAACATGTATTTCCTGTTGGCTATAACCGTTATTTTCTCATACTTGTTGGTGGCAGAATTGCCTTTGTTCTCGCTCAAATTTAAAACATTTGGCTGGAAAGCCAATCAGGTCCGTTATGTCTTTTTAATTTTCTCCATACTGGTCCTGGTATTTTTTCATTGGGCAGGATTGGCTCTGGTTATTTTGATTTATATCCTTTTATCCATTCTTGTCCGTATCTTCAGTGATAAAAAGCAAATCATAAAAAATATAAAATGA